A single region of the Solwaraspora sp. WMMD791 genome encodes:
- a CDS encoding aromatic ring-hydroxylating dioxygenase subunit alpha has translation MTIELQRPVVDPIVVDDRERMSFRVDRRAYTDDDLAALETARIFDRCWLYVGHESEVPGPGSYVARDVGGRPVVMARGSDGLIRVFANSCTHRGALICSQSAGQTRSFRCPYHDWTFSNEGDLVGVPIPDGYGPGFRKADFGLAQHRSDSYRGFVFVTFDQRQPLTLTEYLAGAAEYLDLLDDQSEVGMEVIQGAQLHGARANWKLMMENSVDIYHFRALHKRYVGYMESLGSVPPRRRGGFGRALGLGHGANELPPAAARPLAYWTPMFSPEVRPRIEATAARFVDRFGAQRAERITSTNRAVLIFPNLMIIDAIAITIRKIDPVGAGRMAITSVALAPKDEDPQIRELRKSHYLTFLGPAGFATPDDIEIIESCQRGYLNRTVRYSDLSRGMNKAVPETTDELPAREFWRQWDRLMHGDAGHLEIAHPAETQGA, from the coding sequence GTGACGATCGAACTGCAGCGGCCGGTGGTCGACCCGATCGTCGTCGACGACCGCGAGCGTATGTCGTTCCGGGTGGATCGTCGTGCCTACACCGACGACGACCTGGCCGCGCTCGAAACGGCCAGGATCTTCGATCGCTGTTGGCTGTACGTCGGGCACGAATCGGAGGTTCCGGGTCCGGGCTCCTACGTGGCTCGCGATGTCGGCGGGCGTCCGGTGGTGATGGCGCGCGGTTCCGACGGACTGATCCGGGTGTTCGCCAACAGCTGCACCCACCGGGGGGCACTGATCTGTTCGCAGTCGGCGGGGCAGACAAGATCGTTCCGGTGCCCGTATCACGACTGGACTTTTTCCAACGAGGGTGACCTGGTCGGGGTCCCGATCCCGGACGGGTACGGGCCCGGTTTCCGCAAAGCGGACTTCGGTCTGGCACAGCATCGCAGTGACAGTTACCGCGGTTTCGTGTTCGTCACCTTCGATCAGCGGCAGCCGCTCACCTTGACCGAATACCTGGCGGGTGCGGCCGAGTACCTCGACCTTCTCGACGACCAGTCCGAGGTCGGAATGGAGGTGATCCAAGGTGCGCAACTGCACGGGGCGCGGGCCAACTGGAAGCTCATGATGGAGAACAGCGTCGACATCTACCATTTCCGGGCCCTGCACAAGCGGTACGTCGGCTACATGGAGTCGCTCGGGTCGGTGCCACCACGACGACGAGGCGGTTTCGGCCGCGCCCTCGGCCTTGGACATGGCGCCAACGAGCTGCCGCCGGCGGCAGCCCGCCCGCTCGCGTACTGGACGCCGATGTTCAGTCCCGAGGTCCGGCCACGGATCGAGGCGACGGCCGCCCGGTTCGTCGACCGGTTCGGCGCCCAACGCGCCGAACGCATCACCAGCACCAACCGGGCGGTGCTGATCTTTCCCAACCTGATGATCATCGACGCGATCGCCATCACGATCCGCAAGATCGATCCGGTCGGCGCCGGCCGGATGGCCATCACCTCGGTCGCCCTGGCCCCGAAGGACGAGGATCCGCAGATCAGGGAACTCCGTAAGAGCCACTACCTGACGTTCCTCGGCCCTGCCGGCTTCGCCACCCCCGACGACATCGAGATCATCGAATCCTGCCAGCGAGGCTATCTCAACCGTACGGTCCGCTACTCGGACCTGTCCCGAGGCATGAACAAGGCGGTCCCGGAGACGACCGACGAGCTCCCCGCCCGCGAGTTCTGGCGGCAGTGGGACCGGCTGATGCACGGCGACGCCGGGCACCTCGAGATCGCTCACCCGGCCGAGACGCAAGGGGCGTGA
- a CDS encoding aromatic-ring-hydroxylating dioxygenase subunit beta, which produces MTTVTTELTVDDTVQMRMWHRVSQFLFREARLLDEWRLREWYDEMLTDDVRYRVPATDVRGGPVDALALVDDDAARLRQRIEQLLNGEVWCENPRSRTNRIISNVEILTDQGSHLEVTANLVVYRFGHGRSDAYVGKYRSELVVEEESFRIRRRLVVLDHETLYDHGKLSIIL; this is translated from the coding sequence GTGACCACAGTGACCACCGAGCTGACGGTCGACGACACGGTCCAGATGCGGATGTGGCATCGGGTGAGCCAGTTCCTCTTCCGCGAGGCGCGGCTGCTCGACGAGTGGCGCCTGCGCGAGTGGTACGACGAGATGCTCACCGACGACGTCCGCTACCGCGTGCCGGCCACCGACGTACGGGGCGGGCCGGTCGACGCGCTCGCGCTCGTCGACGACGACGCCGCCCGACTGCGCCAGCGGATCGAACAACTCCTCAACGGTGAGGTGTGGTGCGAGAATCCCCGGTCCCGCACGAACCGGATCATCAGCAACGTGGAGATCCTGACCGACCAGGGCAGCCACCTCGAGGTGACGGCGAACCTCGTCGTGTACCGGTTCGGGCACGGGCGATCGGACGCCTACGTCGGAAAGTACCGGTCCGAACTCGTCGTCGAGGAGGAGTCCTTCCGGATCCGCCGACGGCTCGTGGTGCTCGACCACGAGACGTTGTACGACCACGGCAAGCTCAGCATCATCCTGTGA
- a CDS encoding carboxymuconolactone decarboxylase family protein, with protein MNQPSARRERGEAMFHQVFGREPRPGSYPEFLQITVDHLFGEIWTRPHLSVEERELVALTAVTLARTDWELRGHIGAALHLGMTREKIVEVIIQLAYYGGWPVANNGLRVAQEVFAELDGATDRDADHDQ; from the coding sequence ATGAACCAGCCGTCCGCCCGACGCGAGCGGGGCGAGGCCATGTTCCATCAGGTATTCGGCCGCGAACCGCGCCCAGGTTCCTATCCGGAGTTCCTGCAGATCACCGTCGACCACTTGTTCGGCGAGATCTGGACCCGCCCGCACCTGAGCGTCGAGGAGCGTGAACTGGTCGCGCTGACCGCGGTCACCCTGGCACGGACCGACTGGGAGTTGCGTGGACACATCGGCGCTGCCCTGCACCTCGGGATGACGCGGGAGAAGATCGTCGAAGTCATCATCCAACTCGCCTACTACGGCGGCTGGCCGGTCGCCAACAACGGCCTGCGCGTCGCCCAGGAGGTCTTCGCCGAGTTGGACGGCGCCACCGACAGGGACGCCGACCATGACCAATGA
- a CDS encoding NAD(P)H-dependent oxidoreductase, which translates to MKIVALSCTQKRLPSLTDALLEAAVTGVVREVRDARIQRIRLIDHRIAMCEGEDTCLDPEVGRCTLDDDFEQVVELAAGAQAMLLAMPVYAGNVPAVLKIFQERLKSFMNAEHRPFGNLLVGTIVHSRTMLTEPALGSLFPWYLRLRNRNVASACFTQNEHADLTRTAAVDLCVAVGRQVGMTLDARRSPAAGRTVLPVVQAPVRPRCGDPAGPSSP; encoded by the coding sequence GTGAAGATCGTCGCCTTGTCCTGCACACAGAAGCGGCTTCCGTCGCTGACCGACGCGCTGCTCGAGGCGGCGGTCACCGGCGTCGTCCGGGAGGTGCGCGACGCGCGGATCCAGCGCATCCGGTTGATCGACCACCGCATCGCCATGTGCGAGGGCGAGGACACCTGCCTGGATCCCGAGGTGGGCCGGTGCACGCTCGACGACGACTTCGAGCAGGTCGTGGAGCTCGCCGCAGGTGCGCAGGCGATGCTGCTCGCCATGCCGGTGTACGCGGGGAACGTGCCGGCGGTGCTGAAGATCTTCCAGGAGCGGTTGAAGAGCTTCATGAACGCCGAGCACCGCCCGTTCGGCAACCTGCTGGTGGGGACGATCGTGCACTCGCGCACGATGCTGACCGAGCCGGCACTGGGCTCGTTGTTCCCGTGGTACCTACGGCTGCGGAACAGGAACGTGGCGTCGGCGTGCTTCACCCAGAACGAGCATGCGGACCTGACCCGCACCGCCGCGGTCGACCTGTGTGTGGCCGTGGGCCGGCAGGTCGGCATGACGCTCGACGCACGCCGGTCACCGGCGGCCGGCCGCACCGTGCTGCCGGTGGTTCAGGCACCGGTCCGGCCCCGGTGCGGTGACCCGGCCGGGCCGTCCTCCCCCTGA